In Runella sp. SP2, the genomic window TCCCACGAGAGCTGCACTGTTGGGTGCGCGTCTGTTGGACTAGCGACCCAAGCATTGGGCTGACAAGTAGGTCGTTGCAAACCATTGCTTAGGTGATTGGCTTGAAATAAGTTTAAAGGTGGTTCAAACTTTAAGGCTAAATTTTTACCCGCAGGACGGCGCTGTGGACACCAAAACTCGAACGTATCCACGCCGATGTCTTGCGTAGGTTCTTGTTTTCCGTAGTTAGAAACCGCTTCGTTGATTTGATTAAAGACGGTCAGTAAGCCCGTTACCCGTTGGTCTGAGTACTGTAAGCGTACTTTTTCATTTTTCAGAATGGTCAAAAACGCGTAGCCCAGTGTGCTTGCAGATTGAGCGTCCCTAAGTTGACTGAGTTGGGAACGGTAGTCTGCTTCATCAAACGCCAAATGCACACAGTTGCGGCCTTTTTGCAATGAAATGGTTTGTTGACAAAGCGTTACATCAGGCGTATGATTATCGGCTTTACTCGAAACCCGCAGTTCGATTTGAAGCTCGGTCGGTTCGTCGGCGTAAGGATGGAGGATCACTTTTCCTAAAGGCGCTTTGGAGAAAGGAAGCATTTGAGCCACCGAAAACACCATCGGTTGGGGTTCACCCGACGGCGATAATTCTTCCAACACCAACTCACTACTGGCCGAAAGGATGGCCGTTTGTACCAAATCTTGGTCGTCTTTTAGGCGAAGTTGGGGGATGTGCTGTCCCGTTTTTAACAATGATTGCTGTAGAGACGCAATATGTTGCTTCTCAGAAAGCTGACGAGGTAAAAGTCCTTTTTCGATGCACAATTTCGCGGCCATTCCCACGGCTTGCCCAACGTGCGCACTCGTGGCCATCACGCGCGACGACGCAAAGGCCACGTGACTGGCCGAAATGATGCGCCCCGCGATGAACAGGTTGCAGATGTTGCGCGAATACAAACAGCGGTAAGGAATCCCATAAATCCCCTTGCTGTGCCACTGATTACAACTCGATTGTCCAATTTCGGAAAAAACACCATCGGCAGGGTGTAAGTCAATCGACCATCCGCCAAAAGCCACATCATCGTAATGCGTCCGTTGCTCAACTATGTCTTGTTGAATCAACATATAATCGCCCTCAAAGCGGCGACTTTCGCGTTTGCCAGGGATTTGTCCCACCCATTCAAGGGTAAGATTTTCGGCTTCGGGAAAATTACCCGAGTTTTTGATATAGTCCCAAACGCCATAAATTACTTTCCAGAGCTCCCATTTGATGGTTTCGGTGTCGTGGACGGTATCGAGGCGACCACCATATTCGACCCACCAAAGCTTACAGCCAAACTCGTTGGCGTTGAAAGAACGGAATTTGGGGACTTTTTGGGTAACATCGTGGGCAAAACTCGGCGCGACAAATTTGACGGGCTTGCCTGCGTTTTTGGAATAAAAATAAAGGCTATGCCCCAGCAGCTCGCCGTATTCTTGGGAAGGCGCAAACTTTTCCCCAAACTCTTCACGTGATTCGGCCCCCATCCGAAAGGCCGCGCCTGCCAGAAAACCTACGATTCCGTCGCCCGAAGCATCGCAGAAAAGCGGTGCGGAGAATTCGTAATGGGTGGAGTTTTGGGAACAAAAACCGTGAATTTTCGAAATCGTATCGGGACCTGATTTTTCTACTTCGTAAACGCTTGTATTGAGCAAAAGCGTGATATTAGGCTCGCTGATGGCTTTTTCGAGCAAAATGGTGTCAAAAATTAGCGGATTGCTGTCGGGGTTGCGGTACATGTTTTCTACCAACAATTCGTCGATAACGCCGCCTTCGCGCGCCCAGCGGTTGTTGTTGCCCATGTGGGAGGTGGCTCCTAACACCCACAGCCGAACTTCACTGGACGCATTACCGCCCAACACAGGGCGGTCGGTGACCAATACGACCTTGATTCCAGCGCGCGCGGCGGTAATGGCACCACATAATCCTGACAACCCGCCGCCTACAACGACCAAATCGGTATGATAATGAACGCTTTTGGGAGCTCTTTTTTCTATGGCTTCTGCTTTTATCATGCTTGTTTGCAAAAGTTATTTGTTATGTCAGACCTGTGAGGTTTTAGAAACCTTATAGGCCTATTAACCGTAAATGATTTATTCCTTGTCAGACATTCCAAGTTTTGGAAACTTGTAATGTCTAGCATTTATTTTAATTCAAAGGTCTCACTGATGACCGAGTAGCCTGTGGGTTTGACGATTTCCAGCGTAAGTTTTTGTTCAAAACCACGTACAGGAATCATTATTTCGGCACTTTGTCCTGGGGCTAAATCGGGGATGTTTAAAGTGATTTCGCCCGTTTTGAGCGTGTAGTTTTTCAACGCATAGGCAGGGAAATCGCTGCGGTTGTTGACCCGAACAACCAACTGATGAACACCTTGACTGCCTGCCTGAAAACGTACTTTTTCGAGCGTAAGGGGTGCCATTTCGCGGCGATGAGCGTGGTAAAGGAGGCGCTTGTTGCGCTCTGGCCCCACCAGCCCCCACGGACGATAGCCGTTGGGGTTCGTACCTGCGTGTCGGCTTTGGTAATCATTAAAAGACCACCACGAAGCACCCACGATGTATGGACGCTGGCGAATCTCAGCCATCACCTTTTCCAAATGACTGACTTGCCCTGCTTCACCCGTGGGCGTATCGGCGCGGATTCCCCACTCGCTGATGAGAATGGGCTTATCGGGATAAAGTGCGTGGATGTGGTCAAATATCTTGGCATGGTTGCCATAAGTATTGGTCGATACAAAATCGCAGTATTGAGTAGCTTCGTCTTCAGGTTTGGCGGGTAAAATATTCAGACGCATGGACGCGAAAGTAAACAAACGACTAGGGTCAAGGCTTTTGCCATAGACCATCATGTCTTTGGTCCAACGTTGTCCCGAAGGCGTTTCGGACAAGTACTCATTCCCAACACTGTACGCAATGACGCTCGGGTGGTTCCAGTCGCGCTCGGCCATTTCCCGAAACTGCTGTTTGAACTTCTCACGAATGGTGTCATTGTCCATCTGAGTAGGGGTAAGTTGCCAGTTGCCTGCTTCAGTGATGATGAGCATTCCGTAACGGTCGGCTAGGTCGTAAAACGTTTCGCTGGGGGTATAGTGGGTCAAACGATGAAACTCCATTCCTGCTTCTTTCATCAACCGAAAATCTTTCTCGACCAACCAATCGGGTTCTAGCGAGCCCAGACTTGGGTAATCAACTACCCGATTCCCGCCCGCCAAGCGAATAGGTTGTCCGTTGAGGAGCAGTTGGGTGTTTTTCACCTCTACTTTACGAATTCCAAATGAGCTTGAAAGGGTATCGCTACCCACCACGGCTTGAAGCTGATAAAGCTGGGGCGAGTCAATATTCCACAATTTTACATCGGCGGCTTTGAGGGAAGTTTCGGCCTCCAGCAACCCCGTTTTTCCCGCAGCAACGGAGGGCGAAACGTTTTTCCACACCAATTTTAAAGCTTGATTTCCCAACAAAACGGAAGTGATGAGTTTGGGATTTTGGGTAGTGGCAGAAGCGTTGCGAACGCGGGCTTGCAAGCGGAGGGTCGCCGTTCCCGTCGCTAAATCGGGTTGAGCGTCTATTTTAAGGTTTTCGAGGTATAGTTCGGGCTCAATGGTCAGATAAACGGGACGAACCAAACCTCCGTAGTTAATCCACCCTGGAAAAGGGTCGTTGGCATTGCCGTTGTCTTTCGCACCAGGAATAGAGCCCGTTTGCCACGTATCGTTATTGACAGAAACGGCCAGCACGTTATCGCCCGATTTTAGGTAATCAGTAATGTCAAAACGAAACGGCGTATAGCCACCATCGTGCGTTCCAATTTTCTGATTATTGAGCCAAACCGTCGTGGCGTAATAGGCCGCATCAAAGTGCAAAATCACGCGTTTACCCGCCTGCACTTGCCACGGAAACGACTTACGGTACCAGACGGTTCCTGTGTAAAACTGATAGCGCGGGTCCACCGAAAAGCAGTGAGGCACGTTTACTTTGTCCCAGCCCCCCACGGCATAGTTGTCTTTGTACCAGCCTTTGGTTGCTCCGACTTCTCGCGTATCCATGGCAAACGACCATTGCCCATGTAGAGGAATGGCATTGGAATGACGAATACTAAATTGGGCAAAAGCTGAAAAGGATAGTAAGAAAAATAAACTTGTTAGTTTCATGTGTGATATGTATTGATTGTCAGGGCTAAAGCCCAATTTGTATTACCCCAGACTAAAGCCGTGGGGTTAGAGGAATCACGCTCCTTCTAGCCACGTCCTTTAGGGCGTTATAATTCGTCTAGCAGCTTGCCATGGAATAATGGCACCCAACAGCACCACCACTGCAATTCCCGCTGTCACCGTTCCGCCCGATGTTGCAAAGGCACTTAATCCCAACAAGACCACGGCTACAAACACCAACGCTCCCGCAATGACCTGCATTCCGAAGCGGTTTTGGCGTTTGACTTCGGTCGCTTCTTCTTCGGTTTCAGCGAGTTTTTCAGCCTTACGCGTTGCTTTGGAGGTCAGGTATAATTCGTATTCTTCAGCTATGAGTCCTTTTGAGCGGGCGTACAATTCGTAAGCTAAAAGTAACACCAACGGCAGACCAATGCCCACGATAGTTTCTACGGCACGACTTAGTTTAAAATCTAACAGCCAAGGAGATAACACTTTAAAAAACAAGTTGACGGTTAAACCGACAACAGTAATCCAGAAGGTAGTTTTGCCGTTGATACGTTTGGAAAACAACGCCCAAAGCGGTGGTGCCAGCAGCGGGCCACCCGAAATGGCCGAAATGCTCAGCACTACCTCGACAATTCCGCCCGCGGCAGGCACCAACAACGCAATGACAATCATGCCCAATCCAAATCCCCACGATGAACGTCTTGCCACTTTAATGAGCTGTTGGTCAGAGGCTTGCGGATTGATAAAACCTTTGTAAATATCATTGGTAAAAACGGCTGAGACGACATTGAGGGTCGTATTGGCACTGGCAGAAGTCGAAAAGTACATTCCCGTGAGCATCAAACCTAGTAAGCCAGGAGGTAGCACAGATTTACAAATCATCAAGTAGGCGTTTTCGGTGTCCAATCCTTCCAAACTTGGGTTCAATGCCCGATAAATCATCGGAGGCAGCATCCAAATCATGGGACTGATGAAATACAACGCCGCAAACAAAAATGCGACTTTACGGGCCGATTTGGGGCTATCGACACTGGTGTAGCGTTGAACAAACGTCCAGTTGCCGCCAATGTACGCAATGTGGTAAAGCACAAAAGCCATCACAAACCCAAAGGTATATTCGCCGTGGAGAAAGTTGAAAAAATCATCGGGTACTTGATGTGTAAAACTCTCAAAACCACCGACTTTACTGAGCGACAGCGGGAGTAAAATAAACACTGCAGCCGTCAGGATGACAAACTGCAAGATGTCCGTGACCATCACCGCCCACAGTCCGCCAACGGCCGTGTAAGCAATCATGAAAATTCCCAACACGATGGTGGACTCAATCAAGGGAAAGCCTAATGACACACTCACCAGCTTGGCCACGGGGTATAACACCGACCCTTTGATAAAAACTGAAACCAACGTAAAAATGCCGATGTATGTTTTCTGGACGCGCTCACCGAGGCGTTCGCGGATAAACTCTGCCGCCGTGAGGTTGCCCGTAGCGCGCCAGCGCGGAGATAAAAACAAGGCCGTTATAATGGCCCCGATACACATCGTCCATTGAATGGTAACGGCTACCCAGCCGTGTTTGTAGGCAATTGACCCCCACGCCACGAACGTACCTGCCGAGAAAAAGGACATGAACAGCGACAGTCCACCAATGAACCAAGGCACGGCTTCTCCCCCCGCAAAAAACGATTTGAGGTTGCGCCCCGTGCGGGCAAACAGCATCCCAATTCCGAGCACAAAAGCCGAGAAAATAAAGATGACGGCGGTATCAATCAGTGAGTTCAAGCGTCTAAAATATGTTAGATTTC contains:
- a CDS encoding sodium:solute symporter family protein, which encodes MNSLIDTAVIFIFSAFVLGIGMLFARTGRNLKSFFAGGEAVPWFIGGLSLFMSFFSAGTFVAWGSIAYKHGWVAVTIQWTMCIGAIITALFLSPRWRATGNLTAAEFIRERLGERVQKTYIGIFTLVSVFIKGSVLYPVAKLVSVSLGFPLIESTIVLGIFMIAYTAVGGLWAVMVTDILQFVILTAAVFILLPLSLSKVGGFESFTHQVPDDFFNFLHGEYTFGFVMAFVLYHIAYIGGNWTFVQRYTSVDSPKSARKVAFLFAALYFISPMIWMLPPMIYRALNPSLEGLDTENAYLMICKSVLPPGLLGLMLTGMYFSTSASANTTLNVVSAVFTNDIYKGFINPQASDQQLIKVARRSSWGFGLGMIVIALLVPAAGGIVEVVLSISAISGGPLLAPPLWALFSKRINGKTTFWITVVGLTVNLFFKVLSPWLLDFKLSRAVETIVGIGLPLVLLLAYELYARSKGLIAEEYELYLTSKATRKAEKLAETEEEATEVKRQNRFGMQVIAGALVFVAVVLLGLSAFATSGGTVTAGIAVVVLLGAIIPWQAARRIITP
- a CDS encoding glycoside hydrolase family 2 protein; translation: MKLTSLFFLLSFSAFAQFSIRHSNAIPLHGQWSFAMDTREVGATKGWYKDNYAVGGWDKVNVPHCFSVDPRYQFYTGTVWYRKSFPWQVQAGKRVILHFDAAYYATTVWLNNQKIGTHDGGYTPFRFDITDYLKSGDNVLAVSVNNDTWQTGSIPGAKDNGNANDPFPGWINYGGLVRPVYLTIEPELYLENLKIDAQPDLATGTATLRLQARVRNASATTQNPKLITSVLLGNQALKLVWKNVSPSVAAGKTGLLEAETSLKAADVKLWNIDSPQLYQLQAVVGSDTLSSSFGIRKVEVKNTQLLLNGQPIRLAGGNRVVDYPSLGSLEPDWLVEKDFRLMKEAGMEFHRLTHYTPSETFYDLADRYGMLIITEAGNWQLTPTQMDNDTIREKFKQQFREMAERDWNHPSVIAYSVGNEYLSETPSGQRWTKDMMVYGKSLDPSRLFTFASMRLNILPAKPEDEATQYCDFVSTNTYGNHAKIFDHIHALYPDKPILISEWGIRADTPTGEAGQVSHLEKVMAEIRQRPYIVGASWWSFNDYQSRHAGTNPNGYRPWGLVGPERNKRLLYHAHRREMAPLTLEKVRFQAGSQGVHQLVVRVNNRSDFPAYALKNYTLKTGEITLNIPDLAPGQSAEIMIPVRGFEQKLTLEIVKPTGYSVISETFELK
- a CDS encoding FAD-dependent oxidoreductase; the encoded protein is MIKAEAIEKRAPKSVHYHTDLVVVGGGLSGLCGAITAARAGIKVVLVTDRPVLGGNASSEVRLWVLGATSHMGNNNRWAREGGVIDELLVENMYRNPDSNPLIFDTILLEKAISEPNITLLLNTSVYEVEKSGPDTISKIHGFCSQNSTHYEFSAPLFCDASGDGIVGFLAGAAFRMGAESREEFGEKFAPSQEYGELLGHSLYFYSKNAGKPVKFVAPSFAHDVTQKVPKFRSFNANEFGCKLWWVEYGGRLDTVHDTETIKWELWKVIYGVWDYIKNSGNFPEAENLTLEWVGQIPGKRESRRFEGDYMLIQQDIVEQRTHYDDVAFGGWSIDLHPADGVFSEIGQSSCNQWHSKGIYGIPYRCLYSRNICNLFIAGRIISASHVAFASSRVMATSAHVGQAVGMAAKLCIEKGLLPRQLSEKQHIASLQQSLLKTGQHIPQLRLKDDQDLVQTAILSASSELVLEELSPSGEPQPMVFSVAQMLPFSKAPLGKVILHPYADEPTELQIELRVSSKADNHTPDVTLCQQTISLQKGRNCVHLAFDEADYRSQLSQLRDAQSASTLGYAFLTILKNEKVRLQYSDQRVTGLLTVFNQINEAVSNYGKQEPTQDIGVDTFEFWCPQRRPAGKNLALKFEPPLNLFQANHLSNGLQRPTCQPNAWVASPTDAHPTVQLSWDSPQQIRELVLHFDTDFDHPMETVLMSHPENEMPFCVKNVQVLNQQQEVIAEIKDNHQSQRIITFREPIETTSLTIEVAHPSNVVPAALFEIRCY